A stretch of DNA from Scomber scombrus chromosome 9, fScoSco1.1, whole genome shotgun sequence:
cacagcaaaaaaacaaaaacaaaaaggagtaACAGAGATAGTTGACTGTAACTCACATGTCATACAGCAGTCTCCCTGCAGAAGCTGTCCTTTCGGCATTGCGTTCAATGGTGTACATTTCATACTGtgaaatcatgtcaatcaaatGTTAACAATGGACTCATAATAAGTGATCATGCTTGAGAGGCACAGTTAGAAACACTTATAGCGGCTCTATTATCAATAACTAAGCAGCTGAGGTAAAGGCTTATTACCTGTATGTTGAAGTCTGCGGGGTAAAGGGTCCTGGCAGTTATGAGCCAGGCTTTGGCCGCACAGGGGTCATCTGGGACCAGCTCCCGAGCTCTTTTCACCAGAAACTCGCAGTCTTTTtgtgctgacatttttttttacataaatcaaGCTTTCAGTGGCGTAAGTGCACGTTACAAACTGACCCCACACGCAGCTCAGGTTGTAGTTTGATGCATATAGTCGTCTCGGTGGATGAATACCGCTAGCAACATATAGCTAGTTAGCATCGGCTCTGTCACATTCAACCAATGTGCATCTTTATACCTAGAATGGTACACAAGACTGTGCTCTATTAATTAACTGCTTTGTATATATAGAATACCTTGCAAAAACAGTTTAAAGTCTCTTCATTAGCAGTCAAAGCTAAagcctttattattatttaccgACACACATCCACCAGCCGAGAACACGTTAATGACGTCACATTGAAGTCGCAACGTTTTTAATGCTGTCCGTCTGCTTTACGACCAACACTGCAACCGACGGCAAAACGCAGCCTGACCAAAGCGGCTCCAAAACAATATTATTTATACACATGTGTACAATTTCTCAATATATATCCTGTTGTTTGAGAGAGTATGGCTAATATATCTACAGTAACTTCCCACCACCTATATCGAATAATGTCATTTAACGTAAAGCAGCTAAATAAAGCTAACTGCAGCTTCATCTAGATACTATCAGATGTACATCAGTGCGCAGGCGCAGAAGACGCACTGCTCCGGtcacctgctgctgttgtcTCGACCTACAGTAGCGGCCCCATTACCCCGAAAAACACACCGCAGTCCACCTGTCCGGCGCCAGCACAGGGACACGgcaggtaaacacacatttatgagCCCGGCTTGACGTTAAATATCTGTCAACCAATCATCAATCAGCCGTTGTCCGGTTTGACTCTTGACATGTTAGCCACCTAGCATGCTAGGCAAGACAAATGTTTTGCTGCGGCTTGCAGACGTTGTGTGTGACCCTGTTTGTCGTGTCAACGCTTCAACACGTTGCATTACATATAAATCTAATGCACTGTTATTAGTGTAACCGACGAAGCCCTTTCACCAGCACAGCTGATCTAAGTTCGCTAACCAACCTAGCATTTGGCTGTCTACCTAGTGAGCTAAGCATGCTAGCTCGTCCGTGATTAGTGGATTTTTTATGCTTGCTGGACAGACAGTACTAGATGTGTCTTTACTATAATGGAGCCTTTAACTTTGATTGTTAGTATTATTGTGCCTAAAGTGAGTGACAGCATGATTACGACATGTTAGTCAGTCTCAATGAACCAGTTGAGGGCGTGTACACGAAACGGGCGTGTTCGCCTGTGTCTCCTGTTTTAGGATACGGAAATACTCTACGTTGAACTTTAACTAATGTCTtcaatgttttttccacaaaacatgttaaattacattgttgagatccttaaaatgacatctctCCTTCTGTGAATAAGTTCAATAGCATGCTGTCATATACTTCacaggcttcaagtttccacatcacacttgtgtaagttggatattggaccaggattggcttctGAACCATATATGATGTAACACATCATGCTTGTAGACCCACCCCctgaaaattagattttttaatgATTACAGAGGATTTTTCCAGTTTCAGCaggtgaatgtgaaaacagccttttcgagccaaactctgcacatacatcattcacACAGTCAAGTGTACTTCAGCATCCCAAAGTGTAATAACTATTTTATTCTCAATGCTAAAATTGcgcaactattttaatattatatctGTAAGTATATTACATAATAGCTGTTGAGGATGTAAAACTATGATAATGCATTTGATAGAAACCCACGGCTGTAAGGTGAATTTAATGTGGTGAAGTGAAATAGTGCTCTCTGAAATGAGTTAGAGGAAACGTAAAGTCTCAGTCAACAGTATTGAAGTCATTCCTCAGCAATACTCGAGCAAATATTATAAAGGGCTCTCACACATGTTGCAGCCTGGTTTTCAATACTGGCATGAACATGTGTGTAAGGATTCGTGGTGTGATATTTTGGTTGAAGCGCTATGACCTCCAATGACCTCAAACTTTTGCCACCACAGTCTTCTCTTTGGTCTATATTTAGACAACTCCTTGACAACTTGCTTAGAAAGGTATTAACACTTATTTTTTTGCTagtatcttatttttttatttgagtacatttgtttttgctaaaacctcaaatgaacatttaatgttaatgtcTAGTACAACATGTACATTGTATGAATGGCCCCCTTTGTCTTCTGCTGCTTGTTATGCTACTCTCCTCCCCCACACCCATGCCGGCACTTATCAATCGGTTACGTTGCATAATAACTCTTATCAGTGGACACTTGGGGCAGCGTGGTAGAACATGTTGAAGGCAGGTGGCCGAGGTTAAACAGTGAATCCTCTTTCAGGCAACATGTATGAATGAAGTTGATCTAGAGCCCGAATATTTTCACACATAGATCACATTGGCAGATATGcaaaaatggtttaaatgcattaatgtttTATAGACTGCAGTTTTATGTAGGTgtgcaactaataattattttcattatcaattagcctaattgctgattattttcttgatcaatCGATTAGTcatttgtctataaaatgtcagaaaatagtggaaATTATCTTTATTTGATCCAAACAGTCTTAAAAcgcatattcatatttattcgatattcaatttactatcatgtatgacacaggAAATCATTAAATCCTCCCATATGAGAAGGTAAAAGCAGAACATTTTGTggcatattttctttaaaaaattacaattattcagttatcaaaataattttcagtcaatcaactaattaatTAACCAGTGCAGCTTTATGTATGTTTGATATTTAAGATttttatatgttgtgtgtttgtaaatCTTTTTTAGTTGAAGTTAGAGTTCAGGATTtagtgattttaatgttttaatgcaggcttctttcataaaaaaaatgtatataaaagtaGATATCTTtgccatgtttttaaaaatgttttatttatgttttaaaaaaataaaagtagaaaaatagCTATATTTTATGTTGACTGAGCCCTCTTTgaattctgtgtttgtgtgtgtgtgtgtgtgtgtccattttgTTGAGGCTTTTATGTCCTCATCTTTCTCACTCCCATCGtgttctctgtgtctctgtcataCATAAAATCCCCTTAAAATTGTTAAAAAGATAATGAAGATGAATCAGTTAGgtatatatgaaaatgttttctctctctcacaggaCACATATCTTTCAGGAGAGCGGTGTTGATGTGATGCTGGTGGAACAAGCTGTGGTGCACTGAGCCTTCCATGGCTGTTAGCACCATGGACTCTGAGTCAGGCCGGACACCTCAGACTCAGGCCACCCTAACTGAAGGAGGTCCCTCCCTGCTGTCAACAGGGGCTCTGAGCGCCAGGTTGGGTTCCGATGGGAAGCATTATGTCTGCGGCTCCATTGCAGCTTTTACCAATATTGTGGTGACCTTCCCCATCCAGAAGGTGCTCTTTCGCCAGCAGCTACATGGTGTGTTGGCCAGCGAAGCGGTGCGGCAGCTCCAGAGGGATGGGCTGAGGAATCTTTACAGGGGCCTGCTGCCCCCGCTGCTCCAGAAGAGCACCACAGTAGCCATCATGTTTGGCCTGTACGAGGACTTCTCGAGAGTCTTACTGGACCGGGCCGGCGGTGTGCCGGAGCTGGTCACGCGCAGCTTTGCTGCAGCATTGGCAGGAACTGCAGAGGCCATCCTGACGCCATTTGAACGCGTGCAGACTCTACTACAAGACCATCGGCACCACGGGCGCTTCAACAACACAGCCCACATCTTCAGGACACTTCTGACGGAGTACGGTGTCAGAGAGTGCTACCGTGGCTTAGTGCCCATACTCCTCCGTAATGGCCCCAGCAATGTGCTCTTCTTTGGGCTCCGCGGGCCCATTAAAGAGCAGCTCCCAGAGGCCACTAGCCAGGCAGGTCACTTGGTTGTTGATTTTGTGTGTGGAGGGGTGTTGGGGGCCGCTCTTGGCATCATGTTCTATCCATTGAATGTGGTTAAGTCTCGGGCTCAGTCTCAGGTGGGTGGAGCGTTCCAGCCTTGCAGAGAGGTGCTTCTAACagtgtggagagaaagaggtggCAGCCTGGCCATGCTTTTCCGAGGGGCCCACCTTAACTATCACCGCTCGCTCCTCTCTTGGGGGATCATTAATGCTACCtatgagctgctgctgaagctcATATGAGAGGAGGAATGGAGATGATGAAATCTAGAGTGGAAGAGAAAGTATTTAAAGGGAAAAACCTGTATGGAGTAAAAGAGTCAGTTTTTGAGAGCAAAAAGAAATTGTAATGTAATGCTGATGCACTGCTGTCTAGCACTGTTTGCAGGATGTTTCCAGAGAGACAGCAGTGAAGATGCACTTCTGACAGGGGCCAACAGTTTGTGTGAGATCACCTGCCATTGTGACTATTTGCAGTTGTCTAAGTGTTAAAACAGGACGCACCCTTTAGCCTATACAAAACTTGTGCCAGGGTCCAATTGAAATGCCCTCGTTTGCTCTGTGTACAAAAAGTTCAGGGAGCAAACTGAAGCTCcagcactttttttctccacagtttCAAGTAAAGGTTACTGGAGTGGATTGACTGTTTTGTAGGAAAAGCTGTTTTGTTGTAtgtgctgtgtgctgtgtgctgtgGTGCTTCGTAGACAATATCCATCTGTTTGTTTGACCAAGAGCCCTTGCTCTGTGAAGCTGTTTTCTGCCACTTAACTGAAACACATTTGTGCATTTGCTCGTTGAAATACCCAAGAATTATTGTCAAGAAAAAGTGGAATAAACTGAATGTTGgccattttatttctctttattctcCCTCTCCACCCGTTCAGCCCTACGTGTTAATGAGATCAAATGGCTGTTGAAATGAGTATCAATACTGGGCAGGCTACTTTATACAGTTTCTCTTTTTACACATGACTCATCTATGCCTATAAAAACAACTACTGAAACGTCCGTCAAACACGTTTTgtcttgatttattttctgaagtGCTGCTGGCAGGGTGTATGTGTTGTTGAGTTTTGACAAGTGCCCATTGATGTGCATGTCAGTAAAACATTCTGTTACACTCAGATTTGGTCtctgtttttatgatttattggGAGTgagataaatatttaatctaGCCCTCTATTGCGTCAAATAAACCCATTGAAAAGGTTTGCACTTCGAGTCAATCTTTAATTCTAGCAGCTTTAAGAATAGAcctataataatattaatttgcCTATGTACTACTGCTGCATCTGTTCATTTATTGAATACAAAACGAACTGCTGCTCAATGTTTGTATCAGTTCAATAAACCTAAATGTCACTTGTACTATATGTATTTCTGCTCACTCTTATATCTCCCCTCACGCTTGTGCTCCTCGCTGTCTGTAACATCTGTTGACATAATGGGCTCAGATTTCAAGCTCGAGTAGATGCAGCCAGTCACCGTGCAGCAGCTCTTGCTGGGTTCGACAGCCCGAAGAGGAAAGGCATGCTGCTTGGACACACGGAGAGACACTGAGCAGGAATAGTGCTAAGAGAGAAGACAGGGGACGAGGTTAATGTTCATTGGTACAAAAAGCTAAAGCTGCCATGTAAATGGATCACTTGGCCTATTTCTtcagttcttttctttttgactgTCCACAATGTACTGTGTGGTCTTTTTCAGGATTTTCCAGGATTTCCTCTTCGAAAGTATGACTTTGTATTCTGTAAGGATTTGAAAGTGGGACAACTCCAATTTTGATTCATGCTGTTTATAATTAACCACTTTCCCTGAAGCACAAGTCACAGAATCagtacaaaatgtcaaattaattgTTGCAactgaatgaaatgtttaaaagcaATCCATTAAAAATGTTGCCAGTGACTGTGTCATGTGGGTGTTTATGCAGATAAAATTGTCAACTGACACATTTTCTCGGAGAGGAATAGTCTTCAATCTCAAGAAAAGATGGCGGATGACATTTCAATAAAGAGTATCATGAGTGTGAATAGCTTCCCTGTGAGTCATACTTTACAATAACTCTGCTTAACCTGTCCTTGACCATATATGTGCTCTAATCCATTTTTTGTAGTCAAACACAAACCCTAATCCCCACCACAGTGATGTATTgtagttaaaataaacatactAACACTGGGATCAAAATGAAAGATGGATTAAACACATACTTCACTTTGACACCTTTATTTGCTAATTTTTTACCATGCATTTGATCACAACAATGACTCACAGTAGGACTGTGCTGTcagaacatgtttgtttttgcatgtgcaACAGTGCAGAGTGCGACTTTCTAGATTACTGTGTCAAGAAGTCAGGCTGTAGATGATGATCAGATTAAGGGCAATCTGACATGGGGACTTGGGATCAGGGAGAGTTGAGCTGCTGTAGTTACAAAGCCTCTCAGctgtactgtaatgtgtttcttttcactCTAACCAAACAAGATCTTTCTGACTGCCATTTGAGATgcaatctttgtttttttacattcaagTGTGTGTAATGATAGGAATGGAAATGTTGCTCTAACCTGTTGGTTGAGAAAATGATAAAAGGGAATGAAGGCCTCTGCATGATGCTGAATACGGCCTTCGTAGAACTATAGTGACTAAATGCAGGGAAAGTAATCAGTAATCCTCAGTAACAGTTTTAGCAGTGTGAAGATGGTACAAATAGAGGCTATTAAGACTGCTGAGGATTCTCTAGGAATCTTAGTTTCCTGCGCTTTAGTTAAAGCATTCACCCCTAGGTTTAAATATGAGGACAGAATGGTGTTATGATCTGTTAAACAGGCTCTAAGAAGGGAGCGTACGTGGCACATTTAATCCACTTCAACTCTACTAATGTGTAATAATCGGTCTGCAGACAAAACCCCAACACCCAGATATCCAACATCATTAAGGTCAATGTGTAATTTATTCCgaaacaatacatttcttgGTACATCAGCTTCATTGTGGGTACAGAAAAGAGACTGCTCATGTAGGAACACAATGTCCTTGTTAATATGAAATGCGCTCAGTAAAAttttatcacaaaaaaacaaacaggtgaCACAGGCACTGTTCACTGTTTGAGCCTGTTAGATGACCAACTAGAGATGCTCCTTTATCCTATGTTTGGATGTTAATGCTGTAATGGAGACTGCTACTGGACATTACCTCCATCACAACTGGAAGCTCTGAAATCTCACACCAGACATCTGCTTTTTTAGGCAAAGCCACCTTGGCAAAAATTTCCCTCAATCATCTATATGGGAGAATAAATCTGCTATCTAGGTCTACACGCTCTCTGAAAACTTAAGATGTCATTATTTCAGCTTATCCCCTTATCATATTTATGTCAGCAACTGCAGACTTATTTTGGCTTAATTACCTTCTTGTTATCATAGGTGGCTAAAGTAAATCCTCCAAATTGGATGGCCTTATCAAATGAGTGGGCATCGTGTGATACGGACGAGCTGATTAGTGAACACTGTACATCAGCAAACTGATCGAGCAATATACCAACAACTCGCAGACATCAGTATGAACTGGACTCTTTATATTGACAAATGCTTATGCCA
This window harbors:
- the slc25a51b gene encoding solute carrier family 25 member 51b, translating into MAVSTMDSESGRTPQTQATLTEGGPSLLSTGALSARLGSDGKHYVCGSIAAFTNIVVTFPIQKVLFRQQLHGVLASEAVRQLQRDGLRNLYRGLLPPLLQKSTTVAIMFGLYEDFSRVLLDRAGGVPELVTRSFAAALAGTAEAILTPFERVQTLLQDHRHHGRFNNTAHIFRTLLTEYGVRECYRGLVPILLRNGPSNVLFFGLRGPIKEQLPEATSQAGHLVVDFVCGGVLGAALGIMFYPLNVVKSRAQSQVGGAFQPCREVLLTVWRERGGSLAMLFRGAHLNYHRSLLSWGIINATYELLLKLI